ACCCGCGCGGTTCAGAATCATTTGTATCCTATTAGTATATCAGCATTTCAGCGCATTGTATGCGAATTAAACTGGACGACAGCCAGTACAATCTGGTTTATATGCATAAGTTGCGAGATAAATCGGCGTATTGTATACTAGGACTGCTTACATAATTGTCCGTACGGGTGCTTGAGTGAATCAGGCTGAGATTGCAGGTAAAGCCGCTGCTGACCGTTTATCTGATCTGGGTAATGCCAGCGTAGAGAGCATGTTCGATGGAATATACAGGGATCATTTCCTTCCACGGCCGTCTGCTCTTCAGACGGCTTTTTTGTATAGACAAATGAGAAGGAGTGAAAGATCTTGAAGAAGTTAAAATTTACCGATTTACTGATTACGATTATGATTGGCGTAGTATTTGGTATTCTCATGAAGTTTTGGGACGACCTATACACTGTCGTTAAACCGATCATGCCCGTGCTGCGTCAGCTGATTTACGGCATGTGGTTTATGGTCGGGCCTTTCGCTTTCTTACTGTTGCGAAAGCCGGGAACCGCATTAATTGCCAGTATTGCGGGTGCGTCATTATCTGCTTTTGCAGGTCACGGCATCGAAGTGCTGATCTACGGGTTTGCGCAAGGTCTTGCCGCGGAATTACTGTTTGCTGCTTTCCGCTATAGAAGCTATTCTGTTTTGACAGCTGGACTGGCGGGAGTCGCATCTTGCCTGGCCAGTTTTGGACTCGACTTGATTTACGGCTACGCTGCGCTTGAAACATGGGCATTGATTGTGAAATACGGATTGCGGGCAATCAGCGCATTTATATTTACCGGTATCTTTGCTGTGCTGATTG
The Sporosarcina sp. P33 genome window above contains:
- a CDS encoding ECF transporter S component, which codes for MIGVVFGILMKFWDDLYTVVKPIMPVLRQLIYGMWFMVGPFAFLLLRKPGTALIASIAGASLSAFAGHGIEVLIYGFAQGLAAELLFAAFRYRSYSVLTAGLAGVASCLASFGLDLIYGYAALETWALIVKYGLRAISAFIFTGIFAVLIVKALEATGVTSLIRPVDKKEYSLLDE